The following proteins are co-located in the Maridesulfovibrio bastinii DSM 16055 genome:
- a CDS encoding FmdB family zinc ribbon protein yields the protein MPIYEYQCHECQQIFEEWQTDFEDKELECPVCGGKATKVISNSTFVLKGGGWYASGYCKTDQAAGKSSSTGCSGAADSTASKPPVKESASSTKESGGATT from the coding sequence ATGCCTATATATGAATATCAATGTCATGAATGTCAGCAGATATTCGAAGAATGGCAAACTGATTTTGAAGACAAGGAACTTGAATGTCCTGTCTGTGGCGGAAAAGCCACTAAAGTAATATCCAACTCCACCTTCGTTTTGAAGGGTGGAGGCTGGTATGCAAGTGGTTATTGCAAGACAGACCAGGCTGCCGGTAAGAGTTCTTCTACCGGATGTTCCGGGGCAGCTGATTCAACAGCTAGCAAGCCCCCAGTTAAAGAGTCCGCCAGTTCAACTAAAGAATCCGGCGGTGCTACCACCTGA
- the purB gene encoding adenylosuccinate lyase: MIERYTRPAMGNIWTLENRFRVWLEVEVAVCEAWHKLGRIPAEDMKNIREKADFELDRILKIEEKTKHDVIAFLTAVEEKVGPSSRFIHLGCTSSDIVDTANGVLLHRAGRMILDVFDTFLDVLKEMAHNNKGRMCMGRTHGIHAEPTSFGLKMAGFYAEFSRHRERFEAAVKGVAVGKISGAVGTYAMLDPEVERITCELLDLQVDPISTQIVQRDRHAAFFTALALIAGGIERLGVELRHLQRTEVLEVEEGFSKGQKGSSAMPHKKNPISAENLCGLSRLVRTNAVASMENMPLWHERDISHSSVERVIMPDSTILMDYILARMTGVLKRLKINGDNMDRNLMASYGLFYSQRVLIGLVNKGLERQRAYEMVQKVAMHCWENKVSFPDSIRADAAIGEYLNTTELDEVFDLGYYTRYEDMIFKRVFGK, encoded by the coding sequence ATGATTGAAAGATACACCCGCCCCGCGATGGGAAACATCTGGACACTTGAAAACAGGTTCAGAGTATGGCTTGAAGTCGAAGTTGCCGTATGCGAGGCCTGGCACAAGCTTGGCAGAATTCCCGCTGAAGATATGAAGAATATCCGCGAGAAGGCTGACTTCGAGCTTGATCGCATTCTTAAGATCGAAGAAAAAACAAAACATGATGTAATCGCTTTTCTTACCGCTGTTGAAGAAAAAGTCGGACCTTCATCTCGTTTTATTCATCTTGGCTGTACTTCCTCAGATATTGTGGACACAGCAAACGGCGTTCTTCTCCATCGTGCAGGCCGGATGATTCTGGATGTGTTTGACACTTTTCTTGATGTGCTCAAAGAAATGGCACACAATAATAAAGGTCGCATGTGTATGGGCAGAACCCATGGCATACATGCCGAACCTACCAGTTTCGGCCTGAAAATGGCTGGATTTTATGCTGAATTTTCACGTCATCGTGAACGTTTTGAAGCTGCCGTAAAAGGTGTTGCAGTTGGTAAAATTTCAGGAGCAGTGGGAACATACGCAATGCTTGATCCTGAAGTTGAGCGTATTACATGCGAACTGCTTGATCTTCAGGTTGATCCCATCTCAACACAGATTGTTCAGCGTGACCGCCATGCGGCATTCTTTACCGCTCTGGCCCTGATTGCAGGTGGTATTGAACGTCTTGGCGTGGAACTGCGCCATCTCCAGAGAACTGAAGTATTGGAAGTTGAAGAAGGATTCAGCAAAGGGCAGAAAGGCTCTTCGGCAATGCCTCATAAAAAGAATCCTATTTCCGCTGAAAACCTGTGCGGCCTTTCCCGTCTCGTCCGCACCAATGCTGTTGCTTCCATGGAAAACATGCCTCTGTGGCATGAGCGCGACATCAGCCACTCCTCTGTTGAACGTGTGATCATGCCCGATTCCACTATACTTATGGATTACATCCTTGCCCGTATGACCGGCGTTCTGAAACGTCTTAAGATTAACGGTGACAATATGGACCGTAATCTGATGGCTTCATACGGACTGTTCTATTCTCAGCGGGTACTCATCGGTCTGGTGAACAAGGGACTGGAACGTCAGCGCGCATACGAAATGGTCCAGAAGGTTGCAATGCACTGCTGGGAAAACAAAGTTTCCTTCCCTGACAGTATCAGAGCCGATGCCGCTATCGGAGAGTATCTGAATACAACTGAGCTGGATGAAGTTTTCGACCTCGGATACTATACCAGATACGAAGATATGATCTTTAAACGTGTTTTTGGAAAATAA
- a CDS encoding L,D-transpeptidase family protein, whose protein sequence is MKLNFKVYFFTAVILLGSLSPVAAAGWKAHIEGSEFTPESVIAVNKDEQKMFLLIHKSPIRPVKTFSCSTGKIKGDKLVEGDKKTPEGVYFTSGRRTGLKNYELYGDMAFPLDFPNPVDRIKGKTGYGIWIHGRGKKLVSRDTQGCVAIANKNISSLDKDISAGFPVVIGNTVDWSESGGGNAAEALRFEKIVKSWADSWKNEQSAFFDYYDAGLFEISENTSFKAFRKHKERIFKSTPWIDIELFNIKALQGPDYWVTWFDQFYRSRNYVSSTNKRLYWQKIGDKWKIVGVEFGPRPSDLHRKYLDRKTPAIEKFVEDWRESWLSADLEKYLTFYDESVLQGNRKGLADIREQKKELWTERKPSAIKFKTLNIKECPEGFKVSFRQNYKDSSGYEDTGRKVVVLRPAGESWRIIEEQWSRLR, encoded by the coding sequence ATGAAGCTGAATTTTAAAGTATATTTTTTTACAGCCGTTATTTTACTCGGTTCTTTGAGCCCGGTGGCGGCAGCAGGATGGAAAGCTCACATAGAGGGAAGTGAGTTTACCCCTGAATCAGTTATTGCAGTAAACAAGGACGAACAGAAGATGTTTCTTCTGATCCATAAAAGTCCGATCAGACCTGTCAAAACCTTCTCATGCTCCACTGGTAAAATTAAAGGCGACAAGCTCGTTGAAGGTGATAAGAAAACTCCTGAAGGAGTGTACTTCACCAGCGGCAGAAGGACAGGGCTGAAAAATTATGAGCTGTATGGTGATATGGCTTTCCCGCTTGATTTCCCTAATCCTGTAGACAGGATAAAAGGTAAAACAGGTTATGGCATCTGGATTCACGGGAGAGGTAAGAAACTTGTCTCAAGGGATACTCAGGGGTGCGTGGCTATTGCCAATAAAAACATAAGCAGCCTTGATAAGGATATATCCGCAGGTTTTCCGGTTGTCATAGGTAATACTGTTGACTGGTCTGAATCCGGCGGCGGAAATGCTGCGGAGGCTTTACGGTTTGAAAAGATAGTTAAGAGCTGGGCGGATAGCTGGAAAAACGAACAGTCTGCCTTTTTTGATTACTATGATGCCGGACTTTTTGAAATTTCCGAAAATACCTCGTTTAAGGCTTTTAGAAAGCACAAAGAGAGAATTTTCAAGAGCACTCCATGGATTGATATTGAGCTTTTCAACATTAAAGCTCTTCAGGGTCCTGATTACTGGGTTACATGGTTTGACCAGTTCTATCGCTCCAGAAATTATGTTTCTTCCACCAATAAAAGGCTTTACTGGCAGAAAATTGGAGACAAGTGGAAGATTGTCGGAGTTGAATTCGGGCCGAGACCTTCGGATTTACACCGTAAATATCTGGATCGCAAAACTCCTGCTATAGAAAAATTTGTTGAAGACTGGCGGGAGAGCTGGCTTTCTGCTGATTTGGAAAAATATCTGACTTTTTATGACGAATCTGTGTTACAGGGAAATAGAAAAGGTCTCGCAGATATCCGGGAGCAGAAGAAAGAGTTGTGGACTGAGAGGAAGCCGTCTGCAATCAAATTTAAGACCCTTAATATAAAAGAATGCCCGGAAGGCTTTAAAGTAAGTTTTCGGCAGAATTATAAGGATTCTTCCGGATATGAAGACACCGGAAGAAAAGTTGTCGTGCTGAGGCCCGCAGGAGAAAGTTGGCGCATAATCGAAGAACAATGGAGCAGGCTCAGATGA
- a CDS encoding M99 family carboxypeptidase catalytic domain-containing protein, protein MKFIRFQAYITSLLLCLLFCGTAAAQKVNEYTFFKGTQYPLRVTWIKGDLPGPTIMVQGGIQGDEVSGFFTAQLLTKARLKKGNLIIVPRANEPSILKRRRQINVDLNRRFDRDYNHFYEDRLARAIRFLVGHADGFIHLHEGSGFYCPTYKGVLRNPDRYGQSFIIDTEIYKGKIHLADMCTKAIKKLNSQIRNSAYHFTLFNTDTFAKATHYPEMRKSLTFYTLVERGIPAMAVEVSKDIMNVNWKVHQQLKATVFLLKEFGLQLEVPDFSLPRGKNSEKISISINGRPLAGSSLNLARGSVVETSERELKDNGLDPAIAVYASDRPGLNLLNAPRMALSPFPSIEVNMDGDRLSTSKVNWKGFQRVEASQQDPVFVCWLNGKAEFIPASGVLKAVEGDQIILEGVLGSHKEEILNLKGFVASLSSNNGQDVGYEIIADPGNFMQKYELDSSGNETSVFRVVRETPGVKRTHFDISISPRKIEALKLKDANGGIFLMGWQKGSGRVLPAGSYTLEDVWSNGNTAKIQPFIGGEPVAWGQSFNISNGQSMNLTLRQGTTFSLLGSMELRGSGYIQSASKSVSFGKEKIN, encoded by the coding sequence GTGAAGTTTATCCGATTTCAGGCATATATAACTAGTCTGCTGCTTTGCCTGCTCTTTTGCGGAACAGCTGCGGCACAGAAGGTTAATGAGTACACTTTTTTTAAAGGAACTCAGTATCCATTGCGTGTTACATGGATAAAGGGTGATCTTCCCGGGCCTACTATTATGGTTCAGGGAGGAATTCAGGGAGATGAAGTCTCTGGATTTTTTACGGCTCAGCTTTTGACAAAAGCACGGCTTAAGAAGGGGAACCTTATCATTGTTCCCAGAGCCAATGAACCGTCTATTCTTAAGCGCAGAAGACAGATAAATGTCGATCTAAACCGCCGTTTTGATAGGGACTACAACCATTTTTATGAAGACAGGCTTGCCCGGGCTATTCGTTTTTTAGTGGGGCATGCTGACGGATTTATTCATCTTCATGAGGGTAGCGGTTTCTATTGTCCGACATATAAAGGCGTACTTAGAAATCCTGACAGGTATGGCCAGTCATTTATTATTGATACTGAAATCTACAAGGGGAAAATCCATCTTGCAGATATGTGTACCAAGGCCATAAAAAAATTAAACAGCCAGATTCGAAATTCCGCATATCATTTTACCCTTTTCAATACCGATACCTTTGCCAAGGCCACCCATTATCCTGAGATGCGCAAGTCTTTGACTTTTTATACTCTTGTGGAGAGAGGCATCCCGGCAATGGCTGTGGAAGTCAGTAAAGATATAATGAATGTGAACTGGAAAGTTCACCAGCAGTTGAAGGCCACTGTTTTTCTATTAAAAGAATTCGGACTGCAACTTGAAGTCCCTGACTTTTCACTTCCCCGAGGCAAAAACAGTGAAAAGATCAGTATCTCTATCAATGGAAGGCCCCTTGCCGGAAGTTCACTTAACCTTGCCAGAGGGTCAGTTGTAGAAACTTCAGAAAGAGAGCTTAAAGATAACGGGCTTGATCCGGCTATTGCCGTATATGCTTCTGACAGACCGGGGCTTAATCTTTTAAATGCTCCGCGCATGGCGCTTTCTCCTTTTCCATCGATTGAAGTAAATATGGATGGAGACAGGCTTTCAACTTCAAAAGTAAATTGGAAAGGATTTCAGCGTGTTGAGGCAAGCCAGCAGGACCCGGTTTTTGTGTGCTGGTTGAACGGCAAGGCTGAGTTTATTCCTGCTTCCGGTGTTTTGAAGGCTGTTGAAGGCGACCAGATTATACTCGAAGGTGTATTGGGGAGTCATAAGGAAGAAATACTTAACCTGAAAGGTTTTGTGGCTTCATTAAGCTCCAACAATGGTCAGGATGTCGGATATGAAATTATCGCTGATCCCGGTAATTTTATGCAGAAGTATGAGCTTGACAGTTCTGGTAATGAAACTTCAGTTTTTCGTGTAGTGCGGGAAACTCCGGGTGTTAAAAGGACTCACTTTGATATTTCCATAAGCCCGAGAAAAATTGAGGCATTGAAGCTTAAAGATGCTAATGGCGGCATTTTTCTTATGGGCTGGCAGAAAGGTTCAGGCAGGGTTCTGCCTGCTGGAAGTTATACTCTTGAAGATGTGTGGAGTAACGGTAATACTGCTAAAATTCAGCCTTTTATAGGTGGTGAACCTGTCGCGTGGGGGCAGAGCTTCAACATCAGTAACGGCCAGAGTATGAATCTTACCCTAAGACAGGGAACAACTTTTTCCTTGTTGGGAAGTATGGAGTTACGCGGAAGCGGCTATATACAGAGTGCTTCGAAGTCTGTATCTTTCGGGAAAGAAAAAATTAATTAA
- a CDS encoding sugar phosphate isomerase/epimerase family protein, with translation MTAVPEFFVNLPLRYIHSNPEYLDIFISRRINPELGLDCLDGECLNRNWLETIKKRISDAGLSCTVHLPFLDLKPGSLNRAIRLATIEIMKSAMDVAAMYSPLRMVMHPSLTSWLEPDLFQRTADYCCETISSISDYWPGHPDLCLENTHEISPEIITGMVKDINRSNVGICFDIGHWHSFSKGYKNNDFDFWFDTFLPYLRHLHLHDNNGNADSHFAIGEGSIDWDHVVQRLKQITTAPTYTLEPHSQVDFEESIKYFKSRILPNI, from the coding sequence ATGACAGCTGTTCCAGAGTTTTTTGTAAACCTTCCTTTGCGATATATACACAGTAATCCTGAATACCTCGACATCTTTATAAGTAGAAGAATCAATCCGGAGCTGGGCCTTGACTGTCTTGATGGTGAATGTCTTAACAGGAACTGGCTGGAAACAATTAAAAAACGGATTTCAGATGCTGGGCTTTCCTGCACGGTCCATCTACCTTTTCTGGATTTAAAACCGGGCAGTCTCAACAGGGCAATACGTCTGGCCACTATTGAAATAATGAAATCCGCAATGGATGTGGCTGCCATGTATTCACCATTGCGCATGGTTATGCATCCTTCATTAACAAGCTGGCTTGAGCCTGACCTTTTTCAGAGAACCGCTGATTACTGCTGCGAAACTATCTCAAGTATAAGTGATTACTGGCCCGGTCATCCTGATTTGTGTCTGGAAAATACTCACGAAATTTCGCCTGAAATTATTACGGGCATGGTTAAAGATATTAATCGCAGTAATGTTGGAATCTGCTTTGATATTGGGCATTGGCATTCTTTTTCAAAAGGATACAAGAATAACGATTTCGATTTCTGGTTTGATACATTTCTGCCATATCTTCGCCATCTCCATCTGCACGATAATAATGGAAATGCTGACTCTCACTTTGCCATCGGGGAAGGCTCAATAGACTGGGATCATGTTGTTCAAAGGCTCAAACAGATTACCACTGCCCCGACATATACTCTTGAGCCCCACAGTCAGGTTGATTTTGAAGAGAGCATTAAATATTTCAAGAGTAGGATTCTGCCGAATATCTAA
- a CDS encoding cache domain-containing protein encodes MKSNQKEKHSTHFLQFMPEVANCLSVLTRLDRLWTMAILTGKINCSRIAQNLIDFIIKTQDNFSGLKQNLIEVLIRENTQKVILEISAVAQVIIDILKRNLFERTADVGFLAMDDDLVRFLEKSDRTEDDIAIIEERLKEYRIKYTVYREIVVLDLDGNVCAHLDSTNNITHSSDPLLAETLEAEEYVETYRHSDLNPDHDNVLIYSQAIKLPETGRPLGVLCLIFDFSNEMKGIFHNLAEFSNDTILLVLDDHGRAIASSDHNSFPISKRAEFSLTESFTIQTINNVEYLVKTVKTKGYQGFIGLTWYGCVLKKINTAFKKNENLSIDAASIREKAFFSGQLTYVEDSSENVLSDLELVVQNGEIMAAKKSISPNKVEQMEGRALPHILKEIKKIGDNVQNVFQNSTDKLLELVASSRMHETQFLARLAIDIMDRNLYERANDCRWWALNSDFKKILGYEEISDENRNHMRSILKNINDLYTVYTNLFIYNRKGMIIACSNPDEYDKEGIVLDHPFITGTLRTTDPELYHVSDFFSTELYSAEGSQRYTYIYNAAITDIEDESLTLGGIGIVFDSEPQFKAMIEDVLPRDSEGNIVNSEGIFVEANGTVISSTSSNYKPGDIIKIDREFFSLDCGESCVRLQETEEALYAVGCAHSSGYREYKNNGTYENDVLSIIKVQI; translated from the coding sequence ATGAAATCTAATCAGAAAGAAAAACATTCAACTCACTTTTTACAGTTCATGCCTGAAGTTGCGAATTGTCTTAGTGTGTTAACACGGCTGGACAGGCTATGGACAATGGCAATACTCACCGGCAAAATTAATTGCAGTAGAATTGCCCAAAACCTGATTGATTTCATTATAAAAACTCAGGACAACTTTTCCGGCTTGAAACAGAATCTGATTGAGGTTCTGATCAGGGAAAACACTCAGAAGGTCATTCTTGAAATATCTGCGGTAGCACAGGTTATTATTGATATTCTTAAAAGAAATCTCTTTGAAAGAACCGCTGATGTTGGTTTTCTGGCAATGGATGATGATCTGGTAAGATTTCTTGAAAAAAGTGACCGGACGGAAGATGACATCGCTATCATTGAAGAAAGATTAAAAGAGTACCGGATAAAATATACAGTCTATAGAGAAATTGTTGTGCTGGACCTTGATGGCAACGTCTGTGCCCATCTCGACAGCACTAACAACATAACCCATTCATCAGATCCACTGCTTGCTGAAACCCTTGAAGCTGAAGAGTATGTTGAAACATACCGCCATAGTGATCTTAATCCCGACCATGACAATGTACTGATTTATTCTCAGGCAATTAAATTACCGGAGACAGGAAGACCATTGGGAGTCCTTTGCCTTATTTTCGATTTTTCAAACGAAATGAAGGGCATATTCCATAACCTTGCTGAATTCTCCAATGATACTATCCTTCTTGTACTTGATGATCACGGTAGAGCAATTGCTTCAAGCGACCACAATAGTTTTCCAATCTCTAAACGGGCTGAATTTTCTTTAACAGAAAGCTTCACCATCCAAACTATAAATAACGTCGAATATCTGGTTAAAACCGTTAAGACCAAAGGTTATCAGGGCTTTATCGGCCTTACATGGTATGGATGTGTTTTAAAAAAGATAAATACCGCTTTCAAAAAAAATGAAAACCTTTCCATAGACGCAGCATCCATCCGTGAAAAAGCTTTTTTCTCAGGACAGCTGACTTACGTTGAAGATTCTTCCGAAAACGTACTTTCAGATCTGGAGCTGGTTGTTCAAAATGGCGAAATAATGGCAGCCAAAAAGAGCATCTCGCCCAATAAGGTTGAGCAGATGGAAGGCCGGGCCTTACCCCATATCCTAAAAGAAATTAAAAAAATCGGTGACAACGTTCAGAACGTTTTTCAGAATTCAACTGACAAGCTTCTGGAGCTTGTAGCATCCTCAAGAATGCATGAAACCCAGTTTCTGGCCAGACTCGCCATAGATATAATGGACAGGAACTTATATGAAAGAGCTAACGACTGCCGCTGGTGGGCACTTAATTCCGATTTTAAAAAAATACTCGGTTATGAAGAAATAAGTGATGAAAACCGTAACCACATGCGTTCTATACTTAAGAATATCAATGACTTGTATACAGTTTATACAAACCTTTTTATATACAACCGTAAAGGTATGATCATCGCCTGCTCGAATCCGGATGAATATGACAAAGAAGGCATTGTTCTGGATCATCCTTTTATCACAGGAACCTTGAGAACAACTGATCCTGAACTCTACCATGTTTCGGACTTTTTCAGTACGGAACTATATTCAGCGGAAGGTTCGCAGCGATATACCTATATTTACAATGCCGCGATTACAGATATTGAAGATGAGTCCTTAACACTTGGTGGAATAGGAATTGTTTTTGACTCCGAACCTCAGTTTAAAGCTATGATAGAGGATGTTCTTCCACGCGATTCTGAAGGAAATATTGTAAATTCCGAGGGAATATTTGTTGAAGCCAACGGAACAGTAATTTCATCAACAAGTTCGAACTACAAACCCGGTGATATAATCAAAATTGACAGAGAATTTTTCTCTCTGGATTGCGGGGAATCATGTGTAAGGCTTCAGGAAACCGAAGAAGCTTTATACGCTGTAGGCTGCGCCCATTCATCAGGATACAGGGAATACAAAAACAATGGGACCTATGAAAATGATGTCCTGAGCATCATAAAAGTCCAGATTTAA
- a CDS encoding dimethylarginine dimethylaminohydrolase family protein, protein MITKAIVRTPAADMASGITGADLGKPDMKLTFAQHEGYVEALRKAGVEVTVLEAQEDYPDSVFVEDVAVMIPTASGVAAIIARPGAGPRRGEVENMKSYLKTFVSELFEITDPGFMEGGDVMLVKDTFYVGVDKRTNQSGCDQFAAVVEKLGYKCICVPFENGIPHLKTEMSQVAENTLLIAERFADRPEFKDFKKIIAPKGESYAANCLFLGETLLMPAGFPKTRAALVEEGLNPVEVEMTEFRKMDGGLTCLSLRF, encoded by the coding sequence ATGATAACAAAAGCGATAGTCAGAACTCCTGCCGCTGATATGGCAAGCGGCATCACCGGGGCAGACCTTGGAAAACCGGATATGAAACTCACATTTGCCCAGCATGAAGGTTATGTGGAAGCTTTAAGAAAAGCCGGAGTTGAAGTGACCGTTCTGGAAGCTCAGGAAGATTACCCGGATTCAGTTTTTGTGGAAGACGTAGCCGTAATGATTCCTACAGCTTCAGGAGTGGCTGCAATCATAGCACGTCCGGGAGCCGGACCAAGACGCGGCGAAGTTGAAAATATGAAATCTTATCTCAAAACATTCGTCTCTGAACTGTTCGAAATAACAGATCCCGGTTTTATGGAAGGCGGAGATGTAATGCTTGTGAAGGATACTTTTTATGTCGGTGTGGACAAGCGCACCAATCAGTCCGGCTGTGATCAGTTTGCGGCTGTTGTTGAAAAATTAGGTTATAAATGTATCTGTGTTCCTTTTGAAAACGGCATTCCCCACCTTAAAACAGAGATGTCTCAGGTAGCTGAAAATACACTTCTTATTGCCGAAAGATTTGCTGATAGACCTGAATTTAAGGATTTTAAAAAAATTATTGCCCCGAAAGGCGAAAGTTACGCAGCGAACTGTCTGTTTCTTGGTGAGACTCTTTTAATGCCTGCCGGTTTTCCTAAAACCAGAGCGGCACTGGTTGAAGAAGGATTGAATCCAGTTGAAGTTGAAATGACTGAGTTTAGAAAAATGGATGGGGGACTTACCTGCCTGTCTTTAAGATTTTAA
- a CDS encoding shikimate kinase, which translates to MKNNTDEFIMDQIGVEDSGKKKVFGPGAAKDQIIGGRDSGNVFILCLNDDLRDEIAEALSQKLDKTFVKISRKDGTPAIIATAEKDNQIVSLPRGAALASKNREILKNNGKVLFIMCDFASLLKATDGSEEARSEITILINRFEPNFMNTAHHIIRGDQSLEEMIQDALEKIAI; encoded by the coding sequence ATGAAAAATAATACAGACGAATTCATAATGGATCAGATCGGGGTCGAAGACAGCGGCAAAAAGAAAGTTTTTGGACCCGGAGCAGCCAAAGACCAGATCATAGGCGGCAGGGATTCAGGTAACGTATTCATACTTTGCCTTAACGATGACCTGCGCGATGAAATTGCCGAAGCTCTTTCCCAAAAGCTTGATAAAACTTTTGTAAAAATAAGCAGAAAAGACGGAACTCCTGCAATTATTGCAACAGCTGAAAAAGACAACCAGATTGTAAGCCTTCCCCGTGGAGCAGCCCTTGCTTCCAAAAATCGCGAAATTTTGAAAAATAACGGGAAAGTTCTATTTATAATGTGTGATTTCGCATCACTTTTGAAAGCAACTGACGGCAGTGAAGAGGCTCGCAGCGAGATTACAATTCTCATTAACCGTTTTGAGCCTAATTTTATGAATACGGCCCACCATATTATCAGGGGTGATCAGAGCCTTGAAGAAATGATTCAGGATGCACTTGAAAAGATAGCAATCTGA
- a CDS encoding class I SAM-dependent methyltransferase, translating into MQTTHNEQLKKIIDEVGSELIWRPVTDFSQNQIADGIGYDIDGIDPEFKELSFENKTVCDLGCNLGHYSFYACRRGASKVTGYDIEPKVITGAQKICRLYGIDSVDFKVCNFAEESPEKMHDMGMLIDILGKRSISKGLLVPILKGLEKRSRSEMLLTFRPEYYIEKHFNMTIDNFKKIYPEAKIENGKFKLLDFVCNLFAADWNLIYVSSKDEAGEQYKHTVFFRKK; encoded by the coding sequence TTGCAAACCACACACAATGAACAACTTAAAAAAATTATTGATGAAGTCGGCAGTGAACTTATCTGGAGACCTGTTACAGACTTCAGTCAGAATCAGATAGCTGATGGAATAGGTTATGATATCGATGGAATAGACCCGGAGTTCAAAGAATTAAGTTTTGAAAATAAAACGGTATGTGATCTGGGATGCAACCTCGGTCATTACTCTTTTTACGCATGCAGGCGCGGTGCTTCAAAAGTTACCGGGTACGATATAGAGCCCAAAGTAATTACCGGAGCACAAAAAATTTGCCGCTTGTATGGTATTGATTCTGTAGATTTCAAGGTCTGCAACTTTGCCGAAGAGTCTCCCGAAAAAATGCATGATATGGGAATGCTTATTGATATCCTCGGCAAAAGGAGCATCAGTAAAGGTCTTCTGGTGCCTATACTGAAAGGGCTTGAAAAACGTTCCCGATCAGAGATGCTGCTCACTTTCCGTCCTGAGTATTATATTGAGAAACATTTCAATATGACTATAGACAATTTCAAAAAAATTTACCCCGAAGCAAAAATTGAAAACGGAAAATTCAAACTGCTGGATTTTGTCTGCAACCTTTTCGCTGCCGACTGGAATCTCATATATGTCTCTTCAAAGGATGAAGCCGGGGAACAATACAAACATACCGTTTTTTTCAGAAAGAAATAA
- the cbiQ gene encoding cobalt ECF transporter T component CbiQ, which yields MDTIREPFSSGSSPIHNVHPGMRIVCAFLFSVAGAIASNINSGLSILISGILFVILARLDFWLLLRRLLAVNFFIAFLWIFIPFSHEGHELFKIYGLTATREGVELALIITLKSNGIVLALTSFLATMPVQTLGAGMQCLHLPDSFCRLFSFTYRYVHVIREEYTRLHRAAVMRGFVAGNNLRTYRTYAWLVGMLLVRSFDRAHRVWQAMLCRGFNGRFHTLRKFRLCSADWMLLGFVVCVSLGAVFLDYTRGDFRWMMQF from the coding sequence TTGGACACAATCAGGGAACCTTTTTCATCTGGCAGTTCACCAATTCATAATGTGCATCCCGGCATGAGAATTGTGTGCGCCTTCCTGTTTTCTGTAGCCGGGGCAATTGCTTCCAACATCAATTCAGGTTTGAGTATTCTGATTTCCGGGATACTTTTTGTGATACTTGCCCGTCTTGATTTCTGGCTGCTCCTGCGCAGGCTGCTCGCAGTAAATTTTTTTATAGCCTTTCTCTGGATATTCATACCTTTTTCACACGAAGGGCATGAGCTTTTTAAAATTTACGGATTAACGGCGACCAGAGAAGGTGTCGAGCTTGCGCTCATCATTACCTTGAAGTCCAACGGTATTGTTCTGGCCTTGACCTCTTTTCTTGCGACCATGCCCGTTCAGACGCTTGGGGCAGGTATGCAGTGCCTTCATCTGCCTGATTCTTTTTGCCGTCTCTTTTCGTTCACTTACCGATATGTGCATGTGATTCGTGAAGAATATACCAGACTGCACAGGGCGGCTGTCATGCGGGGCTTTGTTGCCGGTAATAACCTCAGAACATATCGAACTTACGCATGGCTGGTTGGAATGCTGCTGGTACGCAGTTTCGACAGAGCGCATAGAGTCTGGCAGGCCATGCTCTGCCGTGGTTTTAACGGCCGTTTTCATACCCTTAGAAAATTCAGACTTTGCAGCGCCGACTGGATGTTGCTGGGATTTGTTGTCTGTGTAAGTCTAGGTGCTGTTTTTCTTGACTATACCCGGGGGGATTTCCGGTGGATGATGCAATTTTAA